The Burkholderia ambifaria AMMD genome includes a region encoding these proteins:
- a CDS encoding heavy metal response regulator transcription factor: MRILIVEDEPKTAAYLKKGLEESGFSIDLAKDGAEGLMLAQEENYDVIVLDVMLPVLDGWGVLKRLRDTHTTPVLFLTARDDVQDRVHGLELGADDYLVKPFAFVELLARIRTLARRGPPRETERIVIGDLEIDVVRRRVKRGTVRIDLTPREFSLLQLLARRQGEVLSRTQIASYVWDMNFDSDTNVVEVAIRRLRAKIDDAFSVKLIHTVRGVGYVLEPKDGA, from the coding sequence ATGCGCATCCTGATAGTCGAAGACGAACCGAAGACGGCCGCGTACTTGAAGAAGGGCCTCGAGGAATCCGGCTTCAGCATCGATCTCGCAAAGGACGGCGCGGAAGGGCTGATGCTCGCGCAGGAAGAGAACTACGACGTGATCGTGCTCGACGTGATGCTGCCCGTGCTCGACGGGTGGGGCGTGCTCAAGCGCCTGCGCGACACCCATACCACGCCCGTGCTGTTCCTGACCGCGCGCGACGATGTGCAGGACCGCGTGCACGGTCTCGAACTGGGCGCCGATGATTACCTCGTGAAGCCGTTCGCGTTCGTCGAACTGCTCGCTCGCATCCGCACGCTTGCGCGCCGCGGGCCACCACGCGAGACGGAGCGCATCGTGATCGGCGACCTGGAAATCGATGTCGTGCGCCGCCGCGTGAAGCGCGGCACGGTGCGGATCGACCTGACGCCACGCGAGTTCTCGCTGCTGCAGCTGCTCGCGCGTCGGCAAGGCGAGGTGTTGAGCCGCACGCAGATCGCGTCGTATGTGTGGGACATGAACTTCGACAGCGACACCAACGTCGTCGAAGTCGCCATCCGGCGACTGCGCGCGAAGATCGACGATGCGTTTTCGGTCAAGCTGATCCATACGGTGCGCGGCGTAGGTTACGTGCTCGAACCGAAGGACGGTGCATGA
- a CDS encoding HD domain-containing protein, with translation MTVNVAGITVPDSQLAREITELVRDTESELLFHHSSRVYYFAALAGQRRGLRYDPELLYCGCMFHDMGLTHRHSSACERFEVDGANAARDFLKSKGISQQDIDIVWTAIALHTTPGIPKHMHPVVALVTAGVEMDVLGLAYPEYSDVERDAVVRAHPRTPHFKEDIIQAFYDGIRHKPDTTFGNVKADVLADKDPHFHAGNFCSVIRSSAWVG, from the coding sequence ATGACTGTGAACGTCGCCGGCATCACCGTTCCCGATAGCCAACTCGCTCGCGAGATCACCGAACTCGTACGGGACACCGAGTCCGAGTTGCTGTTTCATCATTCCAGCCGCGTCTACTACTTCGCCGCGCTCGCGGGGCAGCGCCGCGGGCTCCGCTACGATCCCGAACTGCTCTATTGCGGCTGCATGTTTCATGACATGGGGCTCACACATCGGCACAGCAGCGCGTGCGAACGATTCGAAGTGGACGGCGCCAATGCCGCCCGCGATTTTCTGAAGAGCAAGGGCATTTCGCAGCAGGACATCGACATCGTGTGGACAGCGATCGCGCTGCACACCACACCCGGCATTCCGAAGCATATGCATCCGGTCGTTGCGCTCGTCACCGCAGGGGTCGAGATGGACGTGCTGGGCCTCGCGTATCCGGAGTACAGCGACGTCGAACGAGACGCCGTCGTCCGCGCGCATCCGCGCACGCCGCATTTCAAGGAAGACATCATCCAGGCGTTCTACGACGGCATCCGGCACAAGCCGGACACGACGTTCGGCAACGTGAAGGCCGATGTGCTGGCCGACAAGGATCCGCATTTCCATGCAGGCAATTTCTGCAGCGTGATCCGATCGTCGGCGTGGGTTGGCTGA
- a CDS encoding efflux RND transporter periplasmic adaptor subunit has product MNDTTEPLAPPPAPEPETMPSAARGAAPETPPPRRGRKLAVPLAAIAVAAALLAIGIVPRIDARAAQRHQVAAQQALPVTVLQPGAAPADQTLTLPGAVTPYAEASIYARTSGYIAHWSADIGTHVKAGQTLAQITAPDLDAQLRQARADAATAQANYDYAKSTAQRWQDMLKTQSVSQQDTDTKVADMNAKRAMLSSAQANTAHLNELVSFESVTAPFDGVITARNVDVGTLVTAGGTPGSPGLSGELFHLEQTDTLRVFVDVPQDSATGVSTGTAVYLTTQQYPGRRFAAHVARSAGAIDPVTRTLRVEIDVDNRDGALLPGAYAQAHLLVPSAAPAFELPVSALLYRPNGVTVATVDANGRTALKTVQIGRDFGTHVEIVAGLGATDRVIDNPGDSIANGETVKIVSVEHGAVPAAAPAAQSATAGGAPSAPRAATSMPASAPVAPASNART; this is encoded by the coding sequence ATGAACGACACGACCGAACCTCTCGCCCCGCCGCCGGCTCCCGAACCGGAAACGATGCCATCTGCCGCGCGCGGCGCAGCGCCGGAAACACCGCCGCCCCGGCGCGGCCGCAAGCTTGCCGTCCCGCTTGCCGCGATTGCCGTCGCCGCCGCGCTGCTCGCGATCGGCATCGTGCCGCGCATCGACGCGCGCGCCGCGCAGCGCCACCAGGTGGCGGCACAGCAGGCGCTGCCGGTGACCGTGCTCCAGCCCGGCGCCGCACCGGCCGACCAGACGCTCACGCTGCCGGGTGCCGTGACGCCGTATGCGGAGGCGTCGATCTACGCGCGCACGAGCGGCTACATCGCCCACTGGAGCGCGGACATCGGCACGCATGTGAAGGCCGGACAAACGCTCGCGCAGATCACGGCGCCCGACCTCGACGCGCAGTTGCGCCAGGCGCGCGCGGACGCGGCGACCGCGCAAGCGAACTACGACTATGCGAAATCGACCGCGCAGCGCTGGCAGGACATGCTGAAGACGCAATCGGTGTCGCAGCAGGATACCGACACGAAGGTGGCCGACATGAACGCGAAGCGCGCGATGCTCTCATCCGCGCAGGCCAATACCGCCCATCTGAACGAACTCGTGTCGTTCGAATCCGTGACCGCGCCGTTCGACGGCGTGATTACCGCGCGCAACGTCGACGTCGGCACGCTCGTCACGGCGGGCGGCACGCCGGGCAGCCCCGGGCTGTCGGGCGAGCTGTTCCATCTGGAGCAGACCGACACGCTGCGCGTGTTCGTCGACGTGCCGCAGGACAGCGCGACCGGCGTCTCCACCGGCACGGCCGTCTACCTGACCACGCAGCAGTATCCGGGGCGGCGCTTCGCCGCGCACGTCGCCCGCAGCGCGGGCGCGATCGACCCGGTCACGCGCACGCTGCGCGTCGAGATCGACGTCGACAATCGCGATGGCGCGTTGCTGCCCGGCGCGTATGCGCAGGCGCACCTGCTCGTGCCGAGCGCGGCGCCCGCGTTCGAGCTGCCGGTCAGTGCACTGCTGTACCGGCCGAACGGCGTGACGGTTGCAACGGTCGACGCGAATGGACGCACGGCGCTGAAGACCGTGCAGATCGGGCGCGATTTCGGCACGCACGTCGAGATCGTCGCGGGGCTCGGCGCGACCGATCGCGTGATCGACAACCCGGGCGATTCGATCGCAAACGGCGAAACCGTGAAGATCGTGTCGGTCGAGCACGGCGCGGTGCCGGCCGCTGCGCCGGCAGCGCAATCGGCCACGGCAGGCGGTGCGCCGTCAGCGCCACGCGCGGCGACGTCCATGCCCGCCTCCGCGCCCGTTGCGCCTGCCTCGAACGCCCGCACCTGA
- the parS gene encoding type II RES/Xre toxin-antitoxin system antitoxin, with protein MSTIAFHPSGVAHPRQAEFTILEQLLAIRVRSGADLAELASARVDVAVIDRLLERGLKSDELAFIIPRRTLSHRRQAHERLSPEESDKAIRLARIVAQATATFGDQDKAMAWLRNGLQRFGGRTSLDMSSTEHGARLVEEALTQIDEGYFA; from the coding sequence ATGAGCACGATCGCGTTTCACCCTTCGGGCGTCGCGCACCCGCGCCAGGCCGAATTCACGATACTCGAGCAACTGCTCGCGATTCGCGTGCGCTCGGGCGCCGATCTCGCCGAGCTGGCCAGCGCGCGCGTCGACGTCGCGGTGATCGATCGGCTGTTGGAGCGCGGCCTGAAGTCGGACGAACTCGCCTTCATCATCCCGCGGCGCACGTTGAGTCATCGCCGCCAGGCGCACGAGCGCCTGTCGCCGGAGGAGTCCGACAAGGCGATCCGGCTGGCGCGCATCGTCGCGCAGGCGACGGCCACGTTCGGCGACCAGGACAAGGCGATGGCGTGGCTGCGCAACGGGCTCCAGCGCTTCGGCGGCCGCACGTCGCTCGACATGTCGAGCACCGAGCACGGCGCGCGACTCGTCGAAGAGGCGCTCACGCAGATCGACGAAGGGTATTTCGCTTGA
- a CDS encoding RES family NAD+ phosphorylase → MTTLWRISNYVDLKGIGGLRAGGRWHFAGQPVVYLAEHPALALLETLVHFEMATVAQLPSGYQLLRVEVSESVDIAEIAEGDAPADWRENVDWTRSAGTEWLHTQPSALLRVPSVVVPHAHNFLLNPLHPAASDVRIAEVMQSPYDSRILRLVQSNKSE, encoded by the coding sequence TTGACGACGCTGTGGCGGATCAGCAATTACGTCGATCTGAAAGGCATCGGCGGTTTGCGGGCCGGCGGGCGCTGGCATTTTGCCGGGCAGCCCGTCGTCTATCTCGCCGAGCATCCGGCGCTCGCGCTGCTCGAGACGCTCGTCCACTTCGAAATGGCCACCGTTGCGCAATTGCCGAGCGGATACCAGTTGCTGCGCGTCGAGGTGTCTGAATCGGTGGACATTGCGGAGATCGCGGAAGGCGATGCGCCGGCCGACTGGCGGGAGAACGTCGACTGGACCCGTAGCGCCGGCACCGAGTGGCTGCACACGCAGCCGAGCGCACTGCTGCGCGTACCGAGCGTCGTCGTGCCGCACGCGCACAACTTCCTGTTGAATCCGCTGCACCCGGCCGCATCCGACGTCCGCATCGCGGAAGTCATGCAGTCGCCGTACGACAGCCGGATTCTGCGGCTGGTCCAGTCGAACAAGAGCGAATAG
- a CDS encoding efflux RND transporter permease subunit, whose product MWIVRLALRRPYTFVVLALLIFIAGPLAILRMPTDIFPNIDIPVVSIVWSYNGFSAEDMAKRITSNYERALTSDVDDIEHIESQSLNGVSVVKIFFHPGADINRAIAEAASNSASILRILPPGTLPPNIITYNASTVPILQLGLSSNTLAEQQLYDLGNSFIRTQLATVQGAAVPLPFGGKIRQIVVDLDTRALQAKGLAPIDVVNAINAQNLILPGGTAKIGTREYNVQMNGSTQTVAALNNLPVKTIDGNVVYVHDVAHVRDGYAPQTNIVRVDGKRAALLTVEKTGSASTLTIIDQVKAMLPKIAAGLPKALHISALGDQSVFVKAAVQGVVREALIAACLTALMILLFLGSWRATLIIAVSIPLAVLTSLLALGALGQTINIMTLGGLALAVGILVDDATVAIENITHHLERGAPLEDAILTGSGEIAVPTFVSTLSICIVFVPMFMLTGVARYLFVPLAEAVIFAMVASYFFSRTLVPTLAMVLMRAKGQGRPPRGVFARIARFQAAFERRFEAVRLRYRALLSAAISNRRRFAAAFLLACAASTGLFAFAGQDFFPSVDTGEIRLHLRAPTGTRIEETARLTDEVEARIRTVIPANQLAGMLDNIGVPVSGINLTYDSSDPIGTEDADVNITLKPNHAPTAAYVAKLRNLLAQSFPGVTFAFLPADIVSQILNFGLPAPVDIQIVGNKLDQNRAVANALLAKLRGVRGLVDTRIQQPGDEPAINVDVDRTKAIQAGLEQRDVAQNLLIALSGSSQTTPNFWLDPRNGVSYPLIVQAPQYSVDSLQSLANIPLPTGAARPPQTPAGGPAAGAPAQNLLGALGAFSRATQQAVVSHYNVQPVLDIFASVQGRDLGGVTADVTKLVDDARAQLPPGSSIVLRGQVQAMHESFAGLLGGLAIAIALVYLLMVVNFQSWLDPLVIVGGLPASLAGIAWMLFVTRTTLSVPALTGTILCIGIATANSILVVNAARELIASGASPWQAALEAGFSRFRPVVMTALAMLIGMLPMALGLGDGGEQNAPLGRAVIGGLAFGTLSTLLFVPVLFGFIHAWLDRRREAADVRPAQDMPVVR is encoded by the coding sequence ATGTGGATCGTCCGGCTGGCGCTGCGCAGGCCCTATACCTTCGTCGTACTCGCATTGCTGATCTTCATCGCGGGACCGCTCGCGATCCTGCGCATGCCGACCGACATCTTCCCGAACATCGACATTCCGGTCGTCAGCATCGTGTGGTCGTACAACGGCTTTTCCGCCGAGGACATGGCCAAGCGCATCACGTCCAACTACGAGCGCGCGCTGACGTCGGACGTCGACGACATCGAGCACATCGAATCGCAGTCGCTGAACGGCGTGTCGGTCGTGAAGATCTTCTTCCACCCCGGCGCGGACATCAATCGCGCGATCGCGGAAGCCGCGAGCAATTCCGCGTCGATCCTGCGGATCCTGCCGCCGGGCACGCTGCCGCCGAACATCATCACGTACAACGCGTCGACGGTGCCGATCCTGCAGCTCGGACTGTCGAGCAACACGCTTGCCGAACAGCAACTGTACGACCTCGGCAACAGCTTCATCCGCACGCAGCTCGCGACCGTTCAGGGCGCTGCGGTACCGCTGCCGTTCGGCGGCAAGATTCGCCAGATCGTCGTCGACCTCGACACGCGCGCGCTGCAGGCGAAGGGGCTCGCGCCGATCGACGTGGTGAACGCGATCAACGCGCAGAACCTGATCCTGCCGGGCGGCACCGCGAAGATTGGCACGCGCGAGTACAACGTGCAGATGAACGGCAGCACGCAGACGGTCGCCGCGCTGAACAACCTGCCCGTCAAGACGATCGACGGCAACGTGGTCTATGTGCACGACGTCGCGCACGTTCGCGACGGCTACGCTCCGCAGACGAACATCGTGCGCGTCGACGGCAAGCGCGCGGCGCTGCTGACCGTCGAGAAGACCGGCAGCGCGTCGACACTGACGATCATCGACCAGGTCAAGGCGATGCTGCCGAAGATCGCGGCCGGCTTGCCGAAAGCGCTGCACATCTCCGCGCTCGGCGACCAGTCGGTGTTCGTGAAGGCGGCGGTCCAGGGCGTCGTGCGCGAAGCGCTGATCGCCGCCTGCCTGACCGCGCTGATGATCCTGTTGTTCCTCGGCAGCTGGCGCGCGACGTTGATCATCGCCGTATCGATTCCGCTGGCGGTGCTCACGTCGCTGCTCGCGCTGGGCGCGCTCGGCCAGACCATCAACATCATGACGCTCGGTGGGCTCGCGCTCGCGGTCGGGATACTCGTCGACGACGCGACCGTCGCGATCGAGAACATCACGCATCATCTCGAACGCGGCGCGCCGCTGGAAGACGCGATTCTGACCGGCTCGGGCGAAATCGCCGTGCCGACCTTCGTGTCGACGCTGTCGATCTGCATCGTGTTCGTGCCGATGTTCATGCTCACGGGCGTCGCGCGCTACCTGTTCGTGCCGTTGGCCGAAGCGGTGATCTTCGCGATGGTCGCGTCGTATTTCTTCTCGCGCACGCTGGTGCCGACGCTCGCCATGGTCCTGATGCGCGCGAAGGGGCAAGGCCGCCCGCCGCGTGGCGTGTTCGCGCGCATCGCACGATTCCAGGCCGCGTTCGAACGTCGCTTCGAGGCGGTCCGGCTGCGCTATCGCGCGCTGCTGTCGGCAGCGATCTCGAATCGTCGCCGTTTCGCGGCCGCGTTCCTTCTCGCGTGCGCCGCGTCGACCGGCCTGTTCGCATTCGCCGGCCAGGATTTCTTCCCGTCGGTCGACACGGGCGAGATCCGTCTGCATCTGCGCGCCCCGACCGGTACGCGGATCGAGGAAACCGCGCGCCTCACCGACGAAGTGGAAGCGCGCATCCGGACCGTGATTCCGGCGAACCAGTTGGCCGGCATGCTCGACAACATCGGCGTGCCGGTGAGCGGGATCAACCTCACGTACGACTCGTCCGACCCGATCGGCACCGAGGATGCGGACGTGAACATCACGCTGAAGCCGAACCACGCGCCGACGGCAGCGTATGTCGCGAAGCTGCGCAACCTGCTCGCCCAATCATTCCCGGGCGTCACGTTCGCGTTCCTGCCGGCCGACATCGTCAGCCAGATTCTCAATTTCGGACTGCCTGCGCCGGTCGACATCCAGATCGTCGGTAACAAGCTGGACCAGAACCGCGCGGTGGCGAATGCGCTGCTTGCCAAGCTGCGCGGCGTGCGCGGCCTCGTCGATACGCGCATCCAGCAGCCCGGCGACGAGCCGGCGATCAACGTCGACGTGGACCGCACGAAGGCGATTCAGGCCGGCCTCGAACAACGCGACGTCGCGCAGAACCTGCTGATCGCGCTGTCGGGCAGTTCGCAGACGACGCCGAACTTCTGGCTCGATCCGCGCAACGGCGTCAGCTATCCATTGATCGTGCAGGCCCCGCAGTATTCGGTCGACTCACTGCAGTCGCTGGCGAACATACCGCTGCCGACGGGTGCCGCACGCCCGCCGCAGACGCCCGCCGGCGGTCCGGCCGCAGGCGCGCCCGCCCAGAACCTGCTCGGCGCATTGGGCGCGTTCTCGCGCGCGACGCAGCAGGCCGTGGTGTCGCATTACAACGTGCAGCCCGTGCTCGACATCTTCGCGTCGGTGCAAGGGCGCGATCTGGGTGGCGTCACGGCCGACGTGACGAAGCTCGTCGACGATGCGCGCGCGCAACTTCCGCCCGGTTCGTCGATCGTGCTGCGCGGGCAGGTACAGGCGATGCACGAGTCGTTTGCCGGGCTGCTCGGCGGGCTCGCGATCGCGATCGCGCTCGTCTACTTGCTGATGGTCGTCAACTTCCAGTCGTGGCTGGACCCGCTCGTGATCGTCGGCGGCCTGCCCGCGTCGCTCGCCGGCATCGCGTGGATGCTGTTCGTCACGCGCACCACGCTGTCGGTGCCCGCGCTGACCGGCACGATCCTGTGCATCGGCATCGCGACCGCGAACAGCATCCTCGTCGTCAACGCGGCGCGCGAGCTGATCGCGAGCGGCGCATCACCGTGGCAGGCCGCGCTCGAGGCCGGATTCAGCCGCTTTCGTCCGGTCGTGATGACCGCGCTCGCGATGCTGATCGGCATGCTGCCGATGGCGCTCGGCCTCGGCGACGGCGGCGAACAAAATGCCCCGCTCGGCCGTGCCGTGATCGGCGGGCTGGCGTTCGGCACGCTGTCGACACTGCTGTTCGTACCTGTGCTGTTCGGCTTCATCCACGCGTGGCTCGACCGACGCCGCGAAGCGGCCGACGTCCGCCCCGCGCAGGACATGCCGGTGGTGCGCTGA
- a CDS encoding heavy metal sensor histidine kinase — protein sequence MTLGRSLGATLALAFGATMLAVFALVGTYVYTGLERQVRTQDDLDIVLAARHTRRLAGELDSLDAVRAHADRLTSQVLGNTALSMAVVDERGNVLARHNVKRNEREDLPPAASGTASPAPPALPDAELFPPHATPVPAAERITVDRIATWRADGGTSVRGVVAGAMLRDGTQIRIAIARDMSDRAELLDGYRDKLKLAGGLGALCAMLLSYWLIRTALAPLREIVANTGRITVDKLDARLDAARAPRELRALVDAQNAMLGRLQQAFGHLSQFSADLAHDLRTPLNNMRGATEVALARPRSPGEYQALLESNLEEYDRLARMIENVLFLARAEHPTFVTRQRAFDVHDELTRIAEYFEGLADEAGSTLRVEGHGQLTADVELFRRAVGNLLANALRYTPAGGVIALSVDETADAVRVVVENPGEPIDPALLPRIFDRFVRGDPARSGGVPGGTAGLGLAIVRSVMELHGGTARVESDAAGTRFILIFVRNAAS from the coding sequence ATGACGCTCGGTCGATCGCTTGGCGCGACGCTCGCGCTCGCGTTCGGGGCGACGATGCTCGCGGTCTTCGCGCTCGTCGGCACGTACGTGTATACCGGCCTCGAGCGGCAGGTGAGGACGCAGGACGATCTGGACATCGTGCTTGCCGCACGACACACGCGCCGGCTCGCGGGCGAACTCGATTCGCTCGACGCCGTGCGCGCGCACGCGGACCGGCTGACGAGCCAGGTGCTCGGCAACACGGCATTGTCGATGGCCGTGGTCGACGAGCGGGGCAACGTGCTCGCGCGGCACAACGTCAAGCGGAACGAACGCGAGGATCTGCCGCCGGCTGCGTCTGGCACGGCGTCGCCCGCACCGCCTGCGCTGCCCGATGCCGAGCTGTTTCCGCCCCACGCGACGCCGGTGCCGGCGGCCGAACGGATCACGGTCGACCGGATCGCGACATGGCGCGCCGACGGCGGCACGTCCGTGCGCGGTGTCGTGGCCGGCGCGATGCTGCGCGACGGTACGCAGATCCGCATCGCGATCGCGCGCGACATGAGCGATCGCGCCGAACTGCTCGACGGCTATCGCGACAAGCTGAAGCTCGCCGGCGGGCTCGGCGCCCTGTGCGCGATGCTGCTCAGCTACTGGCTGATCCGCACGGCGCTCGCACCGCTGCGCGAGATCGTCGCGAACACCGGCCGGATCACCGTCGACAAGCTCGACGCGCGGCTCGACGCCGCGCGCGCGCCGCGCGAACTGCGCGCGCTCGTCGATGCGCAGAACGCGATGCTCGGCCGGCTGCAGCAAGCGTTCGGACATCTGTCGCAATTCAGCGCCGATCTCGCGCACGACCTGCGCACGCCGCTGAACAACATGCGCGGCGCGACCGAGGTGGCGCTTGCGCGGCCGCGTTCGCCCGGCGAATATCAGGCGCTGCTCGAATCGAATCTCGAGGAATACGACCGTCTCGCGCGAATGATCGAGAACGTGCTGTTTCTCGCGCGCGCCGAACACCCGACCTTCGTGACACGGCAGCGCGCGTTTGACGTGCATGACGAGCTGACGCGCATCGCCGAATACTTCGAAGGGCTCGCCGATGAAGCGGGTTCGACGCTGCGTGTGGAAGGGCACGGCCAGCTGACTGCCGATGTCGAACTGTTTCGCCGCGCGGTCGGCAACCTGCTCGCGAATGCGCTTCGCTACACGCCTGCGGGCGGTGTCATCGCGCTGAGCGTCGACGAAACGGCGGACGCGGTACGCGTCGTCGTCGAGAATCCGGGCGAGCCGATCGATCCCGCGCTGCTGCCGCGCATCTTCGACCGGTTCGTGCGCGGCGACCCCGCGCGCAGCGGCGGCGTGCCGGGCGGCACGGCCGGGCTCGGGCTTGCGATCGTGCGTTCGGTGATGGAGCTGCACGGCGGCACCGCGCGCGTCGAAAGCGACGCGGCGGGCACGCGGTTCATCCTCATCTTCGTCAGGAACGCTGCGTCTTGA
- a CDS encoding GlxA family transcriptional regulator has product MPKVVGIFAVPGVQLLDVSAPLDVFAQANVECGKPFYTLRIIASESGPLRTSSGAQLLADWIAPDIPDRLDTLLVAGAPHAAGVALRTDVLAWLRSAAVQSKRYGSICTGAFILAATGLLKGRRLTTHWAAADALADAYPSLTVEADALYVRDGKLRTGAGVTAGLDLALALVEEDLGREIARRVAAQLVMFFKRPGGQLQFSRSGEARPAGRSVLQEVQRWIASHPELEHSVAALAQHAGMSPRHFARLFRAEVGLTPAAWVEATRISAARQLLENGHDTPKQVAAKCGFANVDTLRRAFAKHVGITPAEYRKRQSVIDE; this is encoded by the coding sequence ATGCCGAAGGTCGTGGGAATTTTCGCGGTACCGGGCGTACAACTGCTCGACGTCTCCGCGCCGCTCGACGTATTCGCCCAGGCCAACGTCGAGTGCGGCAAGCCGTTCTATACGCTGCGGATCATCGCGAGCGAGTCGGGGCCGCTCCGCACGTCATCGGGCGCGCAATTGCTGGCCGACTGGATCGCTCCCGACATTCCCGATCGCCTCGACACGTTGCTCGTCGCCGGTGCGCCGCATGCCGCCGGGGTCGCGCTGCGAACCGACGTTCTCGCATGGCTGCGCTCGGCCGCCGTGCAAAGCAAGCGGTATGGCTCGATCTGCACCGGCGCCTTCATCCTCGCGGCGACCGGCCTGCTGAAAGGACGACGTCTGACGACGCACTGGGCCGCCGCCGACGCGCTCGCCGATGCGTATCCGTCGCTCACGGTCGAAGCGGACGCGCTGTACGTACGCGACGGCAAGCTGCGCACCGGAGCAGGCGTCACGGCCGGGCTCGATCTCGCGCTCGCGCTGGTCGAGGAGGATCTCGGCCGGGAAATCGCGCGGCGCGTCGCCGCGCAACTGGTCATGTTCTTCAAGCGCCCGGGCGGGCAGCTTCAGTTCAGCCGCAGCGGCGAGGCACGGCCGGCCGGGCGCTCCGTGCTGCAGGAAGTCCAGCGCTGGATCGCCAGCCATCCTGAACTCGAACACTCGGTGGCGGCACTCGCGCAGCATGCGGGCATGAGCCCGCGCCACTTCGCGCGGCTCTTTCGCGCGGAGGTCGGCCTAACGCCGGCCGCGTGGGTTGAAGCGACCCGCATCTCCGCGGCCCGGCAACTGCTCGAAAACGGACATGACACGCCGAAGCAGGTCGCCGCGAAATGCGGCTTCGCGAATGTCGATACGCTCAGACGGGCGTTCGCGAAGCATGTCGGGATCACGCCTGCCGAATACCGGAAACGACAGTCGGTCATCGACGAGTGA
- a CDS encoding efflux transporter outer membrane subunit — protein MRLPHPLPFARRVVALGVVTALAACSTLPPYSPPTVAVPTHYAGAPAAQPGWQVAAPADAASRGAWWTVFNDADLNALEARVDVSNQTVKKAVADLEQARATVDYQHAGFLPTVTAGVAQSRSRISQNKLGSSLAGKTTPDHQLGVAASWEPDVFGRVRDAVAGAQANADASAADLQAVKLSVTAELATDYFALRSLDTQKQLLDDTVRAYADALKLLQQQLAAGAIDASAVAQAETQLEATRTQDTDIDASRAQLQHAIATLVGENASTFALPPRVQAFDVPAIPAGVPSQLLERRPDIAAAERRVAAANAQIGEARAAFFPDLVLSASAGLESGFFMPWLTAPSLFWSLGPQLVGTLFDGGRRSATLRGAHAQYDGEVADYRQTVLGAFQQVEDQLSALDALASEAASQQRATDAADLSLRLTTNRFNAGAVSYLDVVTAQTIALTNRRLADQIAARRMEAAVGLLKALGGGWHAGADLAASTAGSGTAIKTQRS, from the coding sequence ATGCGCCTTCCTCACCCGCTCCCGTTCGCCCGCCGCGTCGTCGCGCTCGGCGTTGTCACCGCGTTGGCCGCTTGCTCGACGCTGCCGCCCTATTCGCCGCCGACCGTCGCGGTGCCCACGCACTATGCGGGCGCACCGGCCGCGCAACCGGGCTGGCAAGTCGCGGCGCCGGCCGATGCCGCGTCGCGCGGCGCGTGGTGGACCGTGTTCAACGATGCGGATCTGAACGCGCTCGAAGCGCGCGTCGACGTGTCGAACCAGACCGTGAAGAAAGCCGTTGCCGACCTCGAGCAAGCGCGCGCGACGGTCGACTACCAGCATGCGGGCTTTCTGCCGACCGTGACGGCGGGCGTGGCGCAAAGCCGTTCACGCATATCGCAGAACAAGCTGGGTTCGTCACTCGCCGGCAAGACGACACCCGACCATCAGCTCGGCGTCGCGGCAAGCTGGGAACCCGACGTGTTCGGCCGCGTGCGCGATGCAGTCGCAGGTGCGCAGGCGAACGCGGACGCGAGCGCGGCCGATCTGCAAGCCGTCAAGCTGTCGGTCACGGCGGAACTCGCGACCGACTATTTCGCGCTGCGCTCGCTCGACACGCAAAAGCAGCTGCTCGACGACACGGTGCGGGCCTATGCGGATGCGCTGAAGCTGTTGCAACAGCAGCTCGCGGCCGGCGCGATCGATGCGTCCGCCGTCGCACAAGCCGAAACTCAACTGGAAGCGACGCGCACGCAGGACACCGACATCGACGCGTCGCGGGCACAGCTCCAGCATGCGATCGCGACGCTCGTCGGCGAGAACGCGTCGACGTTCGCGTTGCCGCCGCGCGTTCAAGCGTTCGACGTGCCGGCCATTCCGGCCGGCGTGCCGTCGCAACTGCTCGAACGACGGCCTGACATCGCCGCTGCCGAGCGTCGCGTCGCGGCCGCGAACGCACAGATCGGCGAAGCGCGCGCCGCGTTCTTCCCCGACCTCGTGCTGTCGGCGAGCGCGGGGCTCGAAAGCGGGTTCTTCATGCCGTGGCTGACAGCGCCAAGCCTGTTCTGGTCGCTCGGCCCGCAACTCGTCGGCACGCTGTTCGACGGCGGCCGACGCAGCGCGACGTTGCGCGGCGCGCACGCGCAGTACGATGGCGAGGTCGCCGACTATCGGCAGACCGTGCTGGGCGCATTCCAGCAGGTGGAGGATCAACTGTCCGCGCTCGATGCGCTCGCGTCCGAAGCCGCCAGTCAACAGCGTGCGACCGACGCGGCCGACCTGTCGCTGCGGCTGACGACGAATCGCTTCAACGCTGGCGCCGTCAGCTATCTGGACGTGGTGACCGCGCAAACGATCGCGCTGACCAATCGGCGCCTGGCCGACCAGATCGCCGCGCGCCGGATGGAAGCTGCGGTCGGATTGCTGAAGGCGCTGGGCGGCGGCTGGCACGCGGGCGCGGATCTCGCCGCTTCCACCGCCGGATCGGGCACGGCGATCAAGACGCAGCGTTCCTGA